Below is a window of Fervidobacterium pennivorans DSM 9078 DNA.
GGTTTGTGATACACTTGCACGCACGTTGTTAAATCCTGTTGAAATTCCCGTTGGAATTATCACGTCGTTTATAGGTGCCCCATTTATGTTTGTCTTGTTGAAATGGAAAAATGGGGTTGCAAAATGATTTATTATCAAGCTAACAAATATAAGAGTTGACTAATATTTACAGTCAAAGTAAAATAGAAAAAAGTTTAATGGAAATCTTTTTACGTACTCTCGGGGCAGGGTGAAATTCCCGACCGGCGGTGAAAGCCCGCGAGCCCTCTATAAATGTAGAGGGTTGATCCGGTGGAATTCCGGAGCCGACGGTGATAGTCCGGATGGGAGAGAGTACGATAGATAAGTTACCAGCTTGCCATATTTATCTATCCTGTTAATAACAAAAATTTAAGCCCCGAGAGATTTTCTCGGGGCTTTTTGTTTTAAACTAGGAGGGAATTTTATGGGAAAGTCTGGAGTGCCTAATAATGATGAGTTTTATATGAAAATAGCTCTAAGGTTGGCTAAAAAAGGACTTGGTTTTGTTAATCCGAATCCTCCTGTTGGAGCGGTAATTGTAAAGGACGGGAACATAATAGGTAGAGGGTATCACACACGTTTTGGTGCTCTTCATGCTGAAAGAGAAGCTTTGTTAGATGCCAAGAAAAAAGGAGTCGATGTATCTGGTGCGACAATGTATGTAACGCTGGAACCTTGTGACCACTACGGAAAAACGTCGCCATGTACCAATGCGATTATTGAAAGTGGAATAAAAAGGGTAGTTATTGCAGCGCGCGACCCTAATCCGGTCAGTGGAGATGGGATTAAAAAACTGCTGAAAAATGGAATAGAAGTTAAAGTTGGGGTTCTGGAAGATGAAGCAAAGGAAGTTGCAAAGTTCTTCTTCAAATACGTTACGACCGGTCTTCCATACGTCACACTTAAATATGCTTCCACCCTTGATGGAAAGATTGCCGATAAAATTGGAAGTTCAAAGTGGATTACTCAAGAACTACGAAAAGAAGTGCATAAATTGAGAAGTATTCATAAAGCTGTCTTAGTGGGGGCTGAAACCGTGCTAAAAGATAATCCCATACTCAACGTTAGGCTACCAAAAATGAAGTTCAAAAACCCAGATGTCGTTGTTCTTGATGAGAATGGAAGAGTCTTAAAAAAAGTTATTGCCGACATTGATAAGTTTGAGTTGTTTAATCCCAATTACGATAGGAGAGTTATTATTTTTTCTTCAAACCAGTGCCAAAACATCGAATTTCCTGAGTACGTAAAAGTAAAGACTCCAGAAAATCTTTCTGTAGAAAACATTTTAAAAGAGTTGGCAAAAGAAGGTATCGATTCTTTGTTAATTGAAGGTGGTGCTTCTGTATTTTCACAATTTTTGCCCTACGCGGATGAGGTATACGGTTTCTATGCAACCAAGGTATTTGGTAAAGGGAAATCGATTTTTGAACATTTGGAAATTCCAGTCGAGGAAAGTGAAATACCATTCGAAATTCAAAATTTAAAAATCTCCAAGAATATGAAAGAACTAATGGTGGTGATGAGAAGATGTTCACAGGGATTATTCAGCACGTATGTAAAGGATACTTCGATGGTAAGAGGTTGATTATCGAAAACCCTTGGCGATGTCCCAAAGACAGTTCACACTGTGTTGTCATTGGTGAAAGTATATCCGTCAATGGCGCATGTTTAACTGTGGTTAAGGTTGACGAAAACCTACACTTCGATGTCGGAGTGGAAACTTTGAATAAGACAAACCTGCGTTTTGAAAAGTATTTCAACTTAGAACGGGCGTTACGAGTGGGAGATTCGTTGTCTGGTCATTATGTTACAGGACACGTTGATGGGACAACTATTTTCCTTTCAAAACAAACTGCGAAAAATTCCGTGCTTATGACTTTCAAAAAACCAAGAGAATACTGGGGAATTATACAAAAAGGTTCAATAGCCCTTAACGGTATAAGCTTAACAATAGCATCTGTATCCGACGAAACATTCACAGTCCAAGTAATTCCACATACTCTCGAGAAAACCAACTTAAAGTTCTTAGTCCCAGGTTCACCTGTAAATTATGAAATCGATATTTTTGCGCGATATATGAAAGGGGTGTTAGATACATGGATGAGGAATTTGTACAATCTATCAGAGATGACTTTTTAAATGGTAAACCTGTGGTTGTCATTGACGAAGAACGTGAAATTGAAGCAGATTTCGTCTTTCCAGCAGAGTTAATGGACGAACGTATAACCGAATTTTTTGTACGTTACGGAAAAGGTCTTTTCTGTGTTGTCGGTCCAGAAGAAAACCTTCTTAAAAGAGGTTTTTTCAGGCTACCCTCCAATTATGGAGCTAATTATTTCGTTCCCATTGATTGGGGCACTGGGACTGGTATAAGTACAATTGAAAGAGCTACAACTTGCAACAAAATCTCCGACGAGACCACAACCCTACAAGATTTCAAATATCCCGGTCATGTAACGTTAATAGGTGCAAAAGAATTCACCACTCGGCGTGGGCACAGCGAATCCTCTGTCGAACTTGTTAGATTGTTAGGGTTTAAACCTTTCAGCTGCATTGTAGAAATTCTCGATGAAACTGGAAACTCTCACAATTTGGAATACGTGAAAGATTTGGCTAAGCATTTTAAATTAAAAGTTATTACTATAAACCAGATTTGGAAACTATACGTAAAGCATGAAAAACTCATAGAAGTAAAAGCCGTGGCAAGGTTACCAACAGAATACGGCGAATTTGAAATCTATGCTTTTGATAACAAACTTGATGGAAAGGAGCACGTAGCAATTGTAAGAAAATGGCCTGACCAATCAATCCCTCTTGTCCGCATCCATTCCGAGTGCTTTACAGGAGACACGCTTTCTTCACTAAGATGTGACTGTGGTAGTCAGCTTTCAAGCGCATTAAAAAGGATAGCCGAAAATGGAGGAATATTGATTTACCTAAGACAAGAAGGAAGAGGCATAGGTTTGACCAACAAAATTAAAGCCTACAGCTTGCAAGACAAAGGGATAGAC
It encodes the following:
- the ribD gene encoding bifunctional diaminohydroxyphosphoribosylaminopyrimidine deaminase/5-amino-6-(5-phosphoribosylamino)uracil reductase RibD, with product MGKSGVPNNDEFYMKIALRLAKKGLGFVNPNPPVGAVIVKDGNIIGRGYHTRFGALHAEREALLDAKKKGVDVSGATMYVTLEPCDHYGKTSPCTNAIIESGIKRVVIAARDPNPVSGDGIKKLLKNGIEVKVGVLEDEAKEVAKFFFKYVTTGLPYVTLKYASTLDGKIADKIGSSKWITQELRKEVHKLRSIHKAVLVGAETVLKDNPILNVRLPKMKFKNPDVVVLDENGRVLKKVIADIDKFELFNPNYDRRVIIFSSNQCQNIEFPEYVKVKTPENLSVENILKELAKEGIDSLLIEGGASVFSQFLPYADEVYGFYATKVFGKGKSIFEHLEIPVEESEIPFEIQNLKISKNMKELMVVMRRCSQGLFSTYVKDTSMVRG
- a CDS encoding riboflavin synthase, encoding MFTGIIQHVCKGYFDGKRLIIENPWRCPKDSSHCVVIGESISVNGACLTVVKVDENLHFDVGVETLNKTNLRFEKYFNLERALRVGDSLSGHYVTGHVDGTTIFLSKQTAKNSVLMTFKKPREYWGIIQKGSIALNGISLTIASVSDETFTVQVIPHTLEKTNLKFLVPGSPVNYEIDIFARYMKGVLDTWMRNLYNLSEMTF
- a CDS encoding bifunctional 3,4-dihydroxy-2-butanone-4-phosphate synthase/GTP cyclohydrolase II, with the translated sequence MDEEFVQSIRDDFLNGKPVVVIDEEREIEADFVFPAELMDERITEFFVRYGKGLFCVVGPEENLLKRGFFRLPSNYGANYFVPIDWGTGTGISTIERATTCNKISDETTTLQDFKYPGHVTLIGAKEFTTRRGHSESSVELVRLLGFKPFSCIVEILDETGNSHNLEYVKDLAKHFKLKVITINQIWKLYVKHEKLIEVKAVARLPTEYGEFEIYAFDNKLDGKEHVAIVRKWPDQSIPLVRIHSECFTGDTLSSLRCDCGSQLSSALKRIAENGGILIYLRQEGRGIGLTNKIKAYSLQDKGIDTYEANVKLGFKPDERDYAAAYQILKSLGVQRIVLLTNNPEKVKQLEDFGISVERTERLFGRLTEHNKFYLKTKMVRFNHLLEGIEGLI